The Limosilactobacillus panis DNA segment CGGACAACCTCCTTCAATGCCTTTGAGAGTGTCAACGTTCCCCCTGTCGCCAGAGTTACCTCAGACGGCTTTGAAATCCAAAAACCAGAGAAGGTCAGCAACGGTCAGTGTGTACTAAACACTAACATCGACGCAAACGTTTCTCTGGTTAAGCTTTTTCCTGGTTTTGACCCCCGCCTTCTCCACGCAATGGCACAGAGCGGTTGTCACGGAATCGTGATTGAGGCATATGGACTTGGCGGCATGACCTATATCCGGCGCAACCTGGTCGCTGCCGTTGGTAAACTAATCCAACGGGGCATTCCGGTAATTGCCTCCAGTCAATGCCTGTATGAACGGAGCGATTTAACAAAGTATGAGGTTGGCCAGCAAGCACTCCTACAAGGGGCCATCAGTGCCCACGACATGACCTCCGAGAGTGCAATCACTAAACTGATGTGGGCCCTTGGGCAAGGGATGGATGTCGCGGCCGTTGCCAAGTTCTTTAACACCAATGTCGCCGGTGAGGTCACTTTGAATTAATCCAGGTGGGTATTTAGGTATTTTTTAACAACGTCTTCCGGAAGTTTACTTCCCCCGGTTGCCCAGGCAACGTGGATACTGTTCTTCATAATTTCAGGAGTTAGGCCATGTTCTGCCATGTACTTCTTCCCGGCCGCCGTGTTATATAACATTACCGGCCCGGCAAAGGCTGCACAGGAAGATGGTTCGATAATGCGGCCTTCGGTGTCATGAAGAAGCCGCATGTAGTCAAAGAGCTTTGCATCATCTACCGTAACGTCCCCTGCTAAGATTGGTTTCATGATTCGTCCCGCGATTCCGGATGGCCGGCCACAGGCTAAGCCATCGGCAGCGGTCTTCCCGTCAATTCCCACATCCGTAACGCTGATCTTTTCGTTTAAGCCGGTTGCCATTCCGAGGCCGACACTTGGACAGTGGGTCGGTTCAATAAAGAATGTGTGGGCGGCATCACCAAAGAGAATCTTCATTCCGTAGCAAACACCCGCTGGTGATCCACCAACACCACATGGACTATAAATGAACATCGGGTGGTCCTTGTCTACTTTAATATTAAGATCGGCAAGTTGCTTTTTCATCCGCAGGGCCGCCACTGCGTAACCCAAGAAGAGGGTGGCAGATTTCTCGTCATCAACAAAGTAGCTATGGGGATCCGCATCTGATTCTTGCCGCCCCTGGGCAACTGCCGTGTTGTAATCACCAGTGTATTCGACCACCTTGGCCCCTTTCTTTCGCAGAAGGTCCTTCTTCCACTGGGTTGCGTCCGCGGACATGTGGACAATCGCCTTAAAGCCAAGGCCAGCAGCGGTAATCCCAATCGATAAGCCCAGGTTCCCGGTTGAACCAACTTGGACCTTATACTGATTAAAGAGTTACCGGGCATTCGGACTAGCGAGCTTAGTGTAATCGTCAGCTTTATCTTCAATAATGCCGTTTTCTAAGGCTAATTTTTCAGCAAACTTGAGGACTTCATACATTCCTCCCCGGGCCTTGATTGATCCGGCAACCGACAACTCAGAATCAAGTTTTACCAGTAGGTGACCATTGAAGTTCTGCTTTGTAGCAAGGACTTGTCCCATCTTATCAGCCGCTACCAACGGTGATTCGATGATTCCATGGGTCTTGACCGTTTCCGGAAAGACCTTTTCCAGCAATGGTGCGTAGCGGTGCAGGTCTGCATCAGCAGCCTCAATATCCTCAATCGTAAACTGTTCATGCTGCCAAATCTGATTATTTGAAAGGGCATGCGGATTCAACCATAAGGTCGGTTTAAGGTCCAGGAAGTCCTTGATATCAGGGTGCTTTTGCAATAGCTGCTGCTTATCAATTACCATAATAAACTACCTCCTGCTTAGGACTTGTGAATCATTCTACAATTATAGCTCAGCAGAATTAAAGCGCTTTCACAATATAAAATATATCACGATGATAAAAAATATTAAAACTCCCCCAGCAAATAAAGGCTGAAGGAGTTTTAATTTTCAATCATTATTGTTATTTGTCGGCGGCATCCCCCGATTTGGGTGGGGGTGTTGATGTTTTAACACGTGCCGGCGGATGAGTACAATAACCTGTTTATTTTGCGGTAACGCTGAGTGTTGAGCTAACTTTCCCGTTACCGTAACCTGAGTATAATTTTTAACAACACCCTGGAAAATATATTTACCAGCTTCGACACTGCTAACCGGAACGAGGCCATCTTGAATGTAATTTTCCGAACCCGCAATCGAATAGACGACCATGTTCTTGGGGAGCTCGTCCCGGTTTTTTTCAAATTCGCGGAGCATTTCCGTTTTCCGGTTCGTCGGTTCCGCAAAGTTAAACGGACTGGCAATGGTCAACAGACGAGTAATTTTAATCTGGCGTTCTTTAAAGTAGTGCTCAAGATAATAGGTGTAAATAAGGCCCCCGTTCGAATGACCAATCCCCTTAAAATTATTAAAAGCGTAATGGCCCTTCAACTGGTTAAAAGCCTTACTAAACATTTTCGCCTGGAGTTTGATATTACCATAGCCATCGTGATTGTTCTCAAAGCCGACAACGATAAATGGCTCCCGGTCACGTGGCCGAATTTTACCAGTGTAAGTGATCCGCCCACTATTATAAACCTTTACCTTCAAGAGACTATGGTTCTGGTGGTCGAGGGCATTGAGCTTCCGCACTAAGGTATCAAAGCGGTTAACAGTCGCACTGCTTCCGGGAATCATAATAACCGGTGACATGGTTGACCGTTGCCGCGTTTCCATTAAATCCACATTGTGTTTTGTCCACCGGCCCGCCAGTATTGCAAAAAGGCCGATTGCGAGGGTAAAACAAATTATTACCCACCAGCGCCGGCGGCTAGTCCTTCTCATCTTTTCCACCTGCTTTTCGTTGAATTGCCAACCGTTTTTCAACTTGGTCGGCTAGTTTGACAAAGGGAATGTAGGCCAGCACATCGACCACCAGTAAAGCTAGTGACCAAAATAGGGCCCACCAACTCCCTCCTGTTTCAATCAGGGCCGCAAGTATCCCTGGGGTTCCGTACGGTGCTGGATAAACC contains these protein-coding regions:
- a CDS encoding alpha/beta hydrolase; the protein is MRRTSRRRWWVIICFTLAIGLFAILAGRWTKHNVDLMETRQRSTMSPVIMIPGSSATVNRFDTLVRKLNALDHQNHSLLKVKVYNSGRITYTGKIRPRDREPFIVVGFENNHDGYGNIKLQAKMFSKAFNQLKGHYAFNNFKGIGHSNGGLIYTYYLEHYFKERQIKITRLLTIASPFNFAEPTNRKTEMLREFEKNRDELPKNMVVYSIAGSENYIQDGLVPVSSVEAGKYIFQGVVKNYTQVTVTGKLAQHSALPQNKQVIVLIRRHVLKHQHPHPNRGMPPTNNNND
- a CDS encoding asparaginase, whose translation is MTTKKLLLLSTGGTIASVVSDSGLVPGESGEALLKMLGRIPYKIVVKDILELDSSNIQPEEWKLIAREIYKYRNDYDGIVVSHGTDTMAYTASMLTFMLQNINLPVVLTGSQVPMNVILSDAPGNLQVAFAAAAKCAPGIYLAFERQVILGCRSVKVRTTSFNAFESVNVPPVARVTSDGFEIQKPEKVSNGQCVLNTNIDANVSLVKLFPGFDPRLLHAMAQSGCHGIVIEAYGLGGMTYIRRNLVAAVGKLIQRGIPVIASSQCLYERSDLTKYEVGQQALLQGAISAHDMTSESAITKLMWALGQGMDVAAVAKFFNTNVAGEVTLN